A genomic region of Alnus glutinosa chromosome 11, dhAlnGlut1.1, whole genome shotgun sequence contains the following coding sequences:
- the LOC133882807 gene encoding protein TUNICAMYCIN INDUCED 1, protein MASHSLSFRSLFLLLLLAIQTASSRALLSSPDLNPPYPKAISDLKEEILKGLGFQGEDLKVSGFDVKDAQVGHSVAYEFDVEIDNKVLPFRLLEDVNRWDYVDLPLFRPVGDENGLIETRKSGHGLPVLAPFQLAGPMELWIQDAKDMRLSLPHDVDAGVLKKVILADGAVVTVKGARSVSLRHPLDLPLPLNRTQNGFASGLLALAERLRHASRSQVAPLLSLRIVGATSLSSLTSSSHSSANRLRLKRLAPGLVELSSPSKALSPVSLQEESTTLLTPSHFATMWPLPSINGSNSNLLGFEALLSSVLGPKANQKGSFRLLKADVLAQTFVKIGFGVEKKLKEGDGIDLKGYPEWRTKPETVRMHFEVLAKVDGEKVVPERIMQVNPVTVEDTVAQNLVVGNVTMSTTPIIHPPPDPFAL, encoded by the exons ATGGCTTCTCACTCGCTCTCTTTCCGATCCCTCTTCTTATTACTACTTCTCGCGATCCAAACGGCGTCGTCCCGGGCTCTTCTTTCCTCGCCGGATCTCAATCCTCCCTACCCCAAAGCCATCTCC gatCTGAAGGAAGAGATCTTGAAGGGACTGGGGTTTCAGGGGGAGGATTTAAAGGTTTCGGGGTTCGATGTGAAGGACGCGCAGGTGGGGCATTCGGTGGCGTACGAGTTCGACGTGGAGATTGACAACAAAGTCCTCCCCTTCAGGCTCTTGGAGGACGTCAACCGTTGGGACTACGTTGATTTGCCACTATTCCGACCCGTGGGCGACGAGAACGGGTTGATAGAGACTCGGAAATCCGGTCACGGGTTGCCGGTTCTGGCTCCGTTTCAGTTGGCCGGACCCATGGAGCTCTGGATCCAGGATGCCAAAGATATGCGCCTCTCGCTACCG CATGATGTGGATGCCGGTGTCTTGAAGAAAGTGATTTTAGCAGATGGTGCAGTTGTTACTGTCAAGGGTGCAAGATCAGTTAGCCTTCGTCACCCGCTTGATCTTCCACTCCCTTTGAACCGAACCCAAAATGGATTTGCATCTGGTCTTCTAGCCTTGGCCGAACGGCTCCGCCACGCTTCCCGCAGTCAAGTCGCTCCACTCCTCTCCCTTCGCATTGTTGGTGCTACGTCTCTCTCAAGCCTGACCTCATCGTCCCACTCATCCGCTAACAGACTCAGGCTGAAGCGCCTTGCACCAGGGTTGGTGGAGTTATCCTCACCATCAAAGGCCCTTTCCCCTGTTTCTCTGCAAGAAGAATCCACCACCCTTCTCACGCCAAGTCATTTCGCCACAATGTGGCCCCTTCCTTCCATTAACGGCTCAAACTCAAACTTGCTTGGTTTTGAGGCACTGCTCTCTTCTGTGCTGGGTCCTAAGGCTAACCAGAAAGGTTCCTTCCGGCTGTTGAAGGCCGACGTGTTGGCGCAGACGTTTGTAAAGATAGGGTTTGGGGTTGAGAAGAAGTTGAAAGAAGGAGATGGGATTGATTTGAAGGGTTATCCCGAGTGGAGGACAAAGCCGGAGACAGTTAGAATGCATTTTGAGGTTCTGGCGAAGGTTGATGGCGAGAAGGTTGTTCCAGAGAGAATCATGCAAGTTAACCCTGTTACTGTGGAGGATACGGTGGCACAAAATCTGGTTGTGGGGAATGTGACAATGTCAACTACCCCTATTATTCACCCTCCCCCCGACCCTTTTGCCTTGTAA
- the LOC133881222 gene encoding uncharacterized protein LOC133881222, producing MRDKYHPEADFMNSELGKRPSYAWRSISQAKSLLEEGLMWRVGNGEKIKIWKDRWIPTSTYHKIQDPVRVLSTDAKVAEIINRSTNWWDIPLIEQIFSQETVDKICSLSICPRTQEDRLIWASTKLGSFSVRSAYHLEMERRARIAGESSSASQSNPYWQHLWKIKVPRLDSEEMELAVIVAHKIWLRRNLMVFGGSISSPSILVKGAKDLLGDFRKSFEEVPNQENESSRAISRWSKPDAEFIKLNWDAALDVWQNRMGVGIIARDELGEVRAALCTALPYIQNPSVAEAFGARRAVEFARERGFSFIVIEGDSREVVLALGNSGDCCVSYGDLISDARALLSSFLHWKIAHVGREGNKAAHCLAKLAVSQFSSRVWLGVCPSAIVDIVCSDID from the exons ATGAGAGACAAGTATCATCCGGAGGCGGATTTTATGAACTCAGAATTGGGGAAAAGACCTTCGTATGCTTGGAGGAGCATTTCACAGGCAAAATCGTTGTTAGAAGAAGGTCTAATGTGGAGGGTTGGAAATGGGGAGAAGATCAAAATTTGGAAAGATAGGTGGATCCCTACCTCTACTTATCACAAAATTCAAGACCCCGTTAGGGTTCTATCCACAGATGCTAAGGTTGCGGAAATTATTAATCGGAGCACAAACTGGTGGGACATACCTCTTATTGAGCAAATATTCTCACAGGAGACGGTTGATAAAATTTGCAGCCTCTCGATTTGCCCCAGAACCCAGGAGGATAGACTTATTTGGGCAAGTACGAAGTTGGGTTCTTTCTCAGTCCGTAGCGCCTATCACTTGGAGATGGAGCGCCGTGCTCGGATTGCTGGGGAATCGTCCTCGGCTTCTCAGTCCAACCCTTACTGGCAACACCTCTGGAAAATTAAAGTCCCAAG ATTAGACTCGGAGGAGATGGAGCTTGCTGTGATTGTAGCCCACAAGATTTGGCTGAGGAGAAATCTGATGGTTTTTGGGGGCTCTATATCGTCCCCCTCTATTTTGGTGAAAGGTGCTAAAGATTTGCTGGGAGATTTTCGGAAATCCTTCGAGGAGGTCCCAAATCAGGAGAATGAAAGCTCTAGAGCTATTTCGCGGTGGAGCAAACCAGATGCCGAATTCATCAAGTTAAATTGGGACGCTGCCCTGGATGTTTGGCAGAATCGGATGGGTGTGGGCATTATCGCTAGGGACGAGTTGGGCGAGGTGAGGGCAGCATTATGCACAGCGCTTCCTTACATTCAGAATCCTTCTGTGGCTGAAGCTTTTGGAGCGAGAAGGGCAGTGGAATTTGCCAGAGAAAGGGGGTTTTCCTTTATTGTTATTGAAGGGGATTCTCGTGAAGTGGTGCTAGCTTTGGGGAACTCAGGGGATTGTTGTGTCTCTTACGGTGACTTAATTTCGGACGCTCGGGCTCTGCTTTCCTCTTTCCTTCACTGGAAAATTGCGCATGTGGGGCGTGAGGGGAACAAAGCTGCGCACTGTTTAGCTAAACTTGCTGTCTCCCAGTTCAGTAGTAGAGTATGGTTAGGTGTTTGTCCCTCTGCTATTGTGGATATTGTTTGCTCTGATATTGATTAa
- the LOC133881655 gene encoding receptor-like protein kinase 7, whose product MSANQFFRQLFAFLFIFSLISFSKSDELQPLLEFKFALQSSNTNVFSSWTQDNSVCSFTGIVCNSNGLVTEINLPEQKLSGILPFDSICKLQALEKLSLGKNFLHGGISEDVKNCTSLQQLDLGVNLFSGEVPDLSSLSQLKLLSLNNSGFSGLFPWKSLENLTSLTFLSLGDIVFQKSPFPMEVLKLDKLYWLYLSNCSLEGRIPEGLGNLTQLRNLELSWNRFSGEIPGDIVKLTNLRQLELYKNFLTGKLPAGFRNLTSLVNLDVSTNNLQGNISEVRFLTNIASLNLYENQFTGEIPEELGELKSLVYFSLYRNEFTGTLPQKLGSGSDLLYIDVSENFLTGPIPPDMCKSGKMIKLLLLQNRFTGGIPENYANCSSLERIRVNNNSLSGVIPAGIWSLPNLTIIDVTMNDFEGPVSSNIGEGKSLAQLLLANNRFSGELPLSISEASSLVSVMLSSNQFSGQIPATIGGLRKLNSLYLDGNMFSGIIPESLGSCVSLSDINLFGNLLSGNIPASLGNLPTLNSLNLSNNKLSGEIPTSLSLLRLSLLDLSNNQLAGPIPASLAIQAFHNSFNGNPGLCSQNFEHFQPCSSRSSTQSHLRTLILCFTAGALILFASLACFLCVKLRPNNLETPLKPNSWDMKQYRVLSFTEKEIIGAIKTENQIGKGGSGNVYKAVLADGKELAVKHIWISDSSGRKNCQSSSAMLTKRKFRSSEYEAEVATLSSVRHVNVVDLYCSITSEDSNLLVYEYLPNGSLWDRLHTCKKIEMGWEVRYLIALGAARGLEYLHHGCDRPVIHRDVKSSNILLDGDWKPKIADFGLAKILQADGVGDWTHVIAGTLGYMAPEYAYTYKVNEKSDVYSFGVVLMELVTGKRPIEREFGENKDIVCWVNSKMNSRESLLGLVDSIISEALKEDAMKVLKIAIHCTAKIPSLRPSMRIVVQMLEEAEPCKLTDIVINKESPDSSNQRLKNTGMIRALEFEG is encoded by the exons ATGTCGGCCAATCAATTTTTCCGGCAGCTGTTTGCCTTTCTATTCATTTTCAGCCTGATATCTTTCTCCAAATCCGACGAGCTCCAGCCGCTTCTAGAATTCAAGTTTGCTCTGCAAAGTTCAAATACCAATGTTTTCAGCTCGTGGACACAAGATAACTCCGTATGCAGCTTCACTGGGATAGTATGCAATTCCAATGGACTTGTCACGGAAATCAATCTCCCCGAACAAAAGCTATCTGGGATTCTTCCATTTGATTCAATATGCAAGCTTCAGGCGCTGGAGAAACTCTCTCTGGGGAAGAATTTTTTGCACGGTGGAATCTCTGAGGACGTGAAGAATTGTACTAGTTTGCAACAGTTAGACTTGGGTGTGAATTTGTTTTCTGGGGAAGTGCCTGATTTGTCTTCTTTAAGCCAATTGAAGCTATTGAGTTTAAACAACAGTGGGTTTTCTGGGCTATTTCCATGGAAATCATTGGAAAATCTTACGAGTCTCACTTTCTTGAGCCTCGGCGACATTGTCTTTCAGAAAAGTCCTTTCCCTATGGAGGTCTTGAAGCTTGATAAATTGTACTGGCTTTACCTCTCGAACTGCAGCCTCGAAGGACGAATTCCAGAGGGTCTAGGAAATCTTACTCAGCTCAGAAATCTCGAGCTTTCCTGGAACCGATTTTCCGGTGAAATCCCCGGCGATATTGTAAAACTCACGAATCTTCGGCAACTCGAGCTTTACAAAAATTTCTTGACCGGGAAACTGCCGGCGGGATTTCGAAATCTTACGAGTCTTGTAAATCTTGATGTGAGTACTAACAACCTCCAAGGCAATATTTCTGAGGTGAGATTCTTGACGAACATTGCTTCTTTAAATCTCTATGAAAACCAGTTCACAGGGGAGATTCCTGAAGAGCTCGGGGAGTTGAAGAGCCTTGTGTATTTCTCACTCTACAGGAACGAGTTTACCGGCACTCTTCCTCAGAAGCTCGGCTCCGGCTCGGACCTTCTTTACATTGATGTATCGGAGAATTTTTTGACAGGTCCTATACCGCCTGACATGTGCAAGAGTGGCAAAATGATTAAACTGCTTCTGCTACAGAACAGGTTCACCGGTGGAATCCCAGAAAACTACGCGAATTGCTCGTCTTTGGAACGGATACGAGTAAATAACAATTCCCTTTCCGGTGTTATTCCGGCGGGGATATGGAGCTTACCCAACTTAACCATAATTGATGTTACTATGAATGATTTTGAAGGTCCCGTCTCATCCAATATCGGAGAAGGAAAATCTCTTGCACAATTACTTCTTGCTAACAATCGCTTCTCTGGTGAATTACCCTTGTCGATTTCCGAAGCTTCGTCGTTGGTCTCCGTGATgctcagttcaaatcaattctCCGGTCAAATCCCGGCAACAATCGGTGGATTGAGGAAACTAAACAGTCTTTATTTAGACGGTAACATGTTTTCTGGGATTATACCGGAGTCATTAGGCTCATGTGTTTCCCTGTCCGACATAAACCTCTTTGGGAATTTACTGTCGGGCAACATTCCGGCAAGTCTCGGAAATTTGCCTACTCTCAACTCGTTGAACTTGTCAAATAACAAACTTTCCGGTGAAATTCCGACCAGTTTGTCATTACTGAGATTGAGCCTTCTTGACCTGTCAAACAACCAGTTGGCCGGCCCAATACCCGCGTCTCTGGCCATCCAAGCCTTCCACAACAGCTTCAATGGAAATCCAGGCTTATGCAGTCAGAATTTCGAGCATTTCCAGCCATGTTCATCACGTTCCAGCACACAGAGCCACCTCCGGACACTGATACTCTGTTTTACTGCCGGAGCTTTGATTCTGTTCGCTTCGCTAGCATGTTTCCTATGCGTTAAGCTAAGACCCAATAATCTTGAAACTCCATTGAAGCCTAATTCTTGGGATATGAAGCAGTATCGCGTGCTAAGCTTCACAGAGAAAGAGATCATCGGCGCCATCAAAACAGAGAATCAGATTGGGAAAGGAGGGTCAGGGAATGTTTACAAGGCTGTACTAGCTGATGGGAAAGAGCTTGCTGTGAAGCACATTTGGATATCGGATTCGAGTGGCCGGAAAAATTGCCAGAGCAGCTCTGCTATGCTGACAAAAAGGAAGTTCCGGTCATCAGAGTATGAAGCAGAGGTGGCCACATTGAGCTCAGTGAGGCATGTGAACGTGGTGGATCTCTACTGCAGCATCACCAGCGAGGACAGCAATCTACTGGTTTACGAGTACTTGCCTAATGGGAGCTTGTGGGATCGGCTCCATACATGTAAGAAGATTGAGATGGGATGGGAGGTGAGGTATTTGATTGCCTTGGGGGCTGCAAGGGGATTGGAGTATCTTCACCATGGATGTGATAGACCAGTGATTCACCGTGATGTGAAATCCAGTAATATTTTGCTGGATGGGGATTGGAAGCCAAAGATTGCTGATTTTGGGTTAGCTAAGATTTTGCAGGCTGATGGTGTAGGGGATTGGACCCACGTCATTGCTGGGACACTTGGATACATGGCTCCTG AATATGCATACACATACAAGGTGAATGAGAAGAGTGATGTCTACAGCTTTGGGGTAGTGTTAATGGAGCTGGTGACAGGAAAGAGGCCGATTGAGCGAGAGTTTGGAGAGAACAAGGACATAGTCTGCTGGGTAAACAGCAAAATGAATAGCAGAGAGAGTTTGCTTGGCCTGGTGGACTCAATCATCTCAGAGGCTCTAAAGGAAGATGCAATGAAGGTGTTGAAAATAGCCATCCACTGCACAGCAAAAATTCCAAGTCTAAGACCCTCCATGAGAATAGTAGTTCAGATGCTAGAAGAGGCTGAGCCATGCAAACTTACAGACATTGTTATCAACAAAGAATCCCCAGATAGTTCGAATCAGAGATTGAAGAACACTG